A DNA window from Candidatus Eisenbacteria bacterium contains the following coding sequences:
- a CDS encoding zf-HC2 domain-containing protein, which produces MLIPSCRQVVERASDFLERRLRLRERIGVLVHLAMCPGCKAYVEQLRLTIAGLRSLTPAGDAGPAREALLRQFREETRRKPGGTSPPA; this is translated from the coding sequence ATGCTGATACCCAGCTGCAGGCAGGTGGTCGAGCGCGCCTCGGACTTCCTGGAGCGCAGGCTCAGGCTGCGCGAGCGCATCGGGGTGCTGGTGCACCTGGCGATGTGCCCGGGCTGCAAGGCCTACGTGGAACAGCTGCGGCTCACCATCGCGGGCCTGCGCTCGTTGACGCCCGCCGGGGACGCCGGCCCGGCGCGCGAGGCGCTGCTGCGGCAGTTCCGCGAGGAGACGCGCAGGAAGCCCGGCGGAACCTCCCCACCCGCCTAG
- a CDS encoding RNA polymerase sigma factor, whose protein sequence is MTPRYRKQAGPQDAAASPAAESALLVRLREGDEAAFASLVDRLHGRLRAMARTIVRTDAVAEEAVQETWLAVIRGIRAFEGRSTLSTWVFSILVNRARTIAVREKRAAEVEGRPVPPSPAASADPEDSEGDGDEPGMGANGHWEQPPASWGLIDPESEMLGRETLAIVEQALGDLPEPQQLAVRLCDVEGLPPGDVCAILEVSEANRRVLLHRGRARVRRALDAYMKEGLRPGTPVVKEKRP, encoded by the coding sequence TTGACTCCGAGGTACCGGAAGCAGGCCGGGCCGCAGGATGCGGCTGCTTCGCCCGCCGCCGAGTCGGCGCTGCTGGTGCGGCTGCGCGAGGGCGACGAGGCTGCGTTCGCCTCCCTGGTGGACCGGCTTCACGGGCGGTTGCGGGCCATGGCGCGCACCATCGTGCGCACCGACGCGGTGGCGGAAGAGGCCGTGCAGGAGACCTGGCTGGCGGTGATCCGCGGCATCCGCGCGTTCGAAGGCCGCTCAACGCTGAGCACGTGGGTGTTCAGCATCCTGGTGAACCGGGCGCGCACCATCGCGGTGCGCGAGAAGCGCGCTGCGGAGGTCGAGGGAAGGCCCGTTCCTCCGTCCCCGGCGGCTTCGGCGGACCCGGAGGATTCCGAAGGCGACGGGGACGAGCCCGGCATGGGCGCCAACGGCCACTGGGAGCAGCCGCCGGCGTCGTGGGGCCTCATCGACCCGGAATCGGAAATGCTGGGCCGCGAGACACTGGCAATCGTGGAACAGGCGCTCGGGGACCTGCCGGAGCCCCAGCAACTCGCAGTGCGGCTCTGCGACGTGGAAGGGCTGCCCCCCGGGGACGTGTGCGCCATCCTTGAGGTGTCCGAGGCCAACCGGCGCGTGCTGCTGCACCGCGGGCGCGCAAGGGTGCGGCGGGCACTGGACGCGTATATGAAGGAGGGTCTCCGCCCGGGGACCCCTGTCGTGAAAGAGAAGAGGCCCTGA
- a CDS encoding YHS domain-containing protein, giving the protein MRRFLPILVLALVAFTSVTAQAKSARAAYDGYCPVAYVEAGKAVKGDSKFTVRHEGHRIRFVSADAKKMFEANPAKYNVAYDGWCATAVAMGKKVKSDPTLFTVHNGTTYLFSNADAKKMFDVDADMTAKKADEQWASLR; this is encoded by the coding sequence ATGCGTCGCTTCCTCCCGATCCTCGTGCTCGCGCTCGTCGCATTCACCTCCGTCACCGCCCAGGCGAAGAGCGCCAGGGCCGCCTACGACGGCTACTGCCCGGTCGCCTACGTCGAGGCCGGCAAGGCCGTGAAGGGCGATTCGAAGTTCACCGTCCGGCACGAGGGCCACCGCATCCGGTTCGTGAGCGCCGACGCGAAGAAGATGTTCGAGGCCAATCCGGCAAAGTACAACGTGGCCTACGATGGCTGGTGCGCCACCGCCGTGGCCATGGGCAAGAAGGTGAAGTCCGACCCGACGCTGTTCACGGTCCACAACGGCACCACCTACCTGTTCTCGAACGCCGACGCCAAGAAGATGTTCGACGTCGACGCCGACATGACCGCGAAGAAGGCGGACGAGCAGTGGGCCTCGCTGCGGTAG